Genomic window (Candidatus Scalindua japonica):
TTTAAGATTATATAGTCAATGAATGTAAGTACATGTTGAGGAAATTGAAAGTAGGCGGGGAAACCCGCCTGAATAGCGAAGTCGGGCAGGTTACCCGACATTTCTTGTCTAAGTTTATGTTTGAAAGGTTTTGATAATGGAAAAGGTCCATGAAATGGTAGTTAAATGTATTGAAGTATTAGACCCGGAAATAAAAGTTAAATTTGAAGATGTTCCTGCCGGTCATTCGTTCCCGGATAAAAAGGAAGTCATACTCCCTCAGTATCAATATGATTTTCTGATGATATTCAAGGCCGCTTTACGCGAAACAGCACACGTTCTGTTCAGTACGAAAGTACCTGAAAGCAACCTGGAATATGAAGTTTCCATGTCTCTGGATACTATAGAACAGGCATTTGTCAATTATCAATTTTGCCAGAGATTCCCAAAATTTGAAGTAACGTTAAACAGGTTTTATAAGGAAGGTATTGAAGGCTCTGCAGTAGGAGGAGTTATAGGTGCCGATGACTTCTGGAAGGAACTTGAATATGTCCTGTTTGATGTAGATGTTGCAGAAGGATGCTATAGTGACCGTTGTAAGAAATTATTTGACTGTGGCATAATTCACGAACTCTGGAAATTAATTGAATCAGCCAAATCTACAGAAGATCTCATACCCGGCGCAGAAAGCCTGGTGCAGAGATTCAAAGACATGAACATTGAATTCCCCAGTATAGACAGGAGTCATACTCCACTGTGAAAACAATGTAATTGAATTACGAAGTAGCAAAACATTTTATCGTCCCACAAAAACAGGGTTTGATAAATCAAACCACTACCGTGTATAAAGCCGGTTTTTTTATATAATAAAGAAATTTTTTACAAATTTTTTAAGGAGAGAAAACAGAAGATGGATATGTACGAATTCAGATTAACAGTTAGTTGGCAAGGCGGAGGAGATCAGCTTTTCATTATCAATGTTGAAGCTGGAAACGAAGAAGATGCAAAAGATCAGATAAACTATTTAGTAGAAAACAAATTAGAAGTTCTAGCATTAGCACAAATAAAGGTAGGATAAAGTAAACGTTTATACTGTCTTTCATAAAAAAAATGAATATTGCAGGTCCTATCGAAATACATATCGGCCTTCCTGAAGAATACATTCGGGAAGCAGCCGAAATCTTCTTTGACTCGTTTCAACAGAAATTTTTTCCGATCATGAACACCAGGGAAAATGGGATCTCTTTTCTACAGAAGCACCTGAACCCTAAAGGTACGATGGTGGCAATTAGCGGAAGGCAGTTGCTGGGTATAGCCGGCTTGCAGTATGAAGGTTGCCATTTTTTCAGTCCCTCCTTATCTGGTTTAGCTCACGAATTCGGCTGGCTGAGAGGTATCCTGAAAATAATAAGGATGCGCCTCTTTAATTCACGCGACCGTGAGGGTGAATTATACTTGAAAGCCATTATGGTCAGCTCTTCAATACGGAGCAAAGGGGTAGGCACACACCTGCTAACCGGAGTTTCAGATTTTGCATGGGCGCATGATTTCAGCACAATAAGACTGGACGTCGTAGACACAAATCCTGATGCAAGACGTTTTTACGAACGAAATGGGTTTATTGCTACAAAAGTACGAAGATGCCCTCTACCTTTTCTCTTTTTGTGCCGTGCTATGGGTTTCTCATCAGCAATCACGATGATAAAGAAAATTTCATGAGGGTTCATTTTTTCCATGTAAAAATGATAATTTTTGAAGGAAGAAAAAGGAGGACTTAAATTTGAAAATAAAATTAATCTTATCAGTTGTTTGCTGTTTCTTCCTGGTAGTTACTTCTAGTACATACGCAGTATCAAAAGATAAATTAAATAATAGAATTGACAGGTCTAACTATTTCCTTGAAAAGATAATGGAAATCCCGGAAACATCAGTACCGTTAACTCTTATGAAGAGTTGCCATGGTATCATAATAATGCGACAGTATAAGGCAGGATTTATTTTTGGCGTCAAGGGTGGCATGGGAGTCGCATTGAAGAGAGACGTAGAAACTCGCAAATGGAGCGCACCGTCCTTCGTTACCAGTGGAGAGGCAAGTTTTGGGTTTCAGGCTGGAGGGCAATTAACTGACACGATAATCTTAATAATGAATAAGAGTGGAATTGAGTCATTACTACTTACAAAATTCAAATTAGGTGTCGGCGCAGCTCTTGCCGTAGGTCCTGTTGGGAGAGATACTGAAGCGAAGATTGGGCAGAATACCGCATATCTGGTCTATTCAATGGCGCAAGGTCTATATGGTGGGCTTGTTTTTGAAGGTGGGTTTATCTCACAAGATGACAATGCTAATAGAGAATTCTACGGAAGGAAAATATCTGTAAAAGAGATATTCCAAAACACGGATGATATACCAGATGAAGTAAAGGCACTGATTAGAACATTAGAAAAATATAGTAATTTTTAGTACATATGTGGTTCGGCTTCAGATCTTAAACCACTTTCTTTACCTACAAAAAAATGGTTTCTCCCATTCAATGTGTTATGAGTTTTCATATCATATGATCGCAGTAGCACTGCCACTATTTTGTATGTCCAACAGTAGAACTGTTGTACAGCAGCTGAGGCACCTCTTATCACAAATGGTCATCGTCACAACAACTAAAATTCCAAAACTTAAAATTGATATCTGTATAATTGAATTACTTACCTGTTCAGAAGTAATTCAGGTAAATGAATGCGGAAACATTTTCCTCTCTTTCGAGAGGATTCCAGTACTGGATCCCTCTCGAAAGAGAGGAGTGTCACCATACCAACAGGTTAGATTCTTCATTCCTCTTCGCTGCATTCAGAATGACAAGTCAGCATGTCATTCTGAGGAGAGTACTGCCACTGCACGTCCAGGAGGCGGGGAAGAATTTTAATGTCACCAACTTTGAAATTCATATACATACATTTAATCACATGCAACCTTAAAGTTTCTCATTTTTCCATCACGTCAGTAGGATTAACTTTGGGAGGCATGATTGAAGGGATAACTTCACCTTTTTTGAGTGCCTTAAGTTGAATCTGTGCCTGGGTCTTTGTCGCCAGACCGAAGATCTTAATAAAACCGGTTGCGGCATTATGCTCGAAAGTATCTCCGGCATCATAAGTTGCCAGTGAGTGGTCGTATAACGATAGAGGTGATTTTCTTCCAACAACAGTACAGTTGCCCTTGAATAACTTAAGGCGAACCGTACCAACAACGAATCGTTGATTGCTTAGTATATAAGCTGCCAAGTCCTGATGAAATGTTGAAAACCACAAACCATTATAAACCATATCTGAATACTGAGTAGAAACCATCTCCTTAAACCGGTGAGTCTCTTTAGTCATGACAATTTCTTCAAGAGCCTGATGGGCTTTATAGAGAACTATGGCTGCAGGTGATTCATAAATTTCTCTGGATTTTATTCCAACAATACGGTTCTCAAGATGGTCAATTCTCCCTATACCGTTATCACCGGCCAGCGTATTCAATTTATCAATGAGACTAACCCCATCTACCTCCTGTCCATTCAAAGCCAGAGGAAGACCATTTTCAAAACCTATTTCTATATATGTAGGATCATCAGGAGCATCCTTCGCGTTTTTTGTTATTTTATACACATCTTCCGGTGGTTCAGCCCATGGGTCTTCAAGTATTCCGCATTCAATACTTCTTCCCCATATATTTTCATCTATGCTGTATGGATTCTTTGTACTTACATCAATGGGAATATCATTATCCCGAGCATAAACCATCGATTCATCCCTGGTCATGTTCCACTCTCGAAGCGGTGCAATTATCTGTAAAGAGGGATCCAGTGTATTTATGGCAACGTCAAACCTAACCTGATCATTTCCTTTCCCGGTACAACCGTGCGCAACTGCACAGGCGCCTTCTGCCGCAGCAGTATCAACCAGCAACTTTGCTATCAAAGGCCTGCCCAATGCGGTTGCAAGTGGATATGTTCTCTCGTAAAGAGCCCCTGCCTGGATTGCTGGAAAAAGAAAATAGTAAACAAAGACTTCCCTTGCGTCTATAACCATGGATTTGATAGCACCAGTCTTAATTGCTTTTTCCACTACCGGCTTCAAAGGTTTGTCTGTTCCCAGATCAATGGTCAGAGCAATTACATCCATGTCATATTTTTCCTGTATCCACTTTATGGCGACAGAGGTATCAAGCCCCCCTGAATATGCCAGGACAACTTTCTTTCTATCAGTTCCCATTTTTTCTCCTTATTTAGACACTAATTTCACGAATTATCACTAATTAGCTTTGATTATAAAGTGTATAGTGTTTTTCTAAAAAACATCCGATCCTCTCTCTTGCAAAATGATCCTAATTCTGGACACATCTCAAAAGGTCCCCAGCGCCTTTTGTCCTGAGAAAGAGAGGGTTGATTTCTAATTTTTCATACGCCTTAAAAAAAAATCCCTGTATCGATTGCCCCTGTCAGGCAAAGAACCTGCGGCCTTAAGAGCAGCCATAGCGGGTATCGTCCTGGCAAGTGTTCTGGCTGCCCATATACTGAACGTAAAACGAACTATTGGGCTAATTGATCTGTTTAACAGGAAGTTGTACATAAAATATGCTGCTAACAACCCAAAAAAAACAGTTGCAAAATATAAACAGGTTTTACTTCCGTAGCGGGTACCGTAACCTAACCCGATTATTACACACCCGATAACAATACTATTTATCCCATATCCTCTTGTTGAAAGAGAAGCGATTCCTGAAATAGCAGCAATACTCAGACTTGTGTAAAGAATCCCAAGGAAAATAGTTAAATTTGCTGTCAGTCCAACCCTTTTTTCTGGAGTAAGTTTATCTCTGGACACCATCAAGTTGTCTTATGGCCCTCTTATATTAGTAGACACTAATTTCACGAATTATCACGAATTAGTTTCAGCGACAGAGCACATTTTTCTGTAGTGTTCGTTTCCGAAACCAACCTTTATTTTTTATTTATTAAAGTCTGTTCAGGAAACAAATCATACATTTTTGAATAGGTAGTATCTTGCCGTATCAGAAACTAATTAGCTTTAATTCAATACGACATGTTACCATCGCTATGAACATGAGTCAAAGAGAAATATAAATGAATGGCGAGAATAGACAAACATGAGGTTATATACAAAAAGAGAAAGAAATTCCTGCCCGAATAGGTACAGGCGGGCGGGTATGACAAAAACGGTAGTAACAAAAAAAACCTGACCGGATACTTCTTGATTGTATCGGGGTGGGATTCTTCATCTTAGACAAGCATGAAATTGATCATATTTTCATCCAATAGTTAATCCTATGAAAGTACCAAGACTCGGTCTCAGGTCTCGTAAAAAATAACCAAATCCCCCCCAGAAAACCTCCTTGTGGTGAAGGAGGGAGAGGAGAAATCAGGGGGAACCTGGTTAAAAAAGAATCTCTATTGTTGATGGACACATTACGCACCGTATCGTTCCTCTTTAATTATTTAGAACATTCCTTATGTATTAAGTTACTAATCCTCACGTAAAGATGATATGTTTAAATTTAGATTTTTCACTTTCATACTTGTCGAATTTACAACTTTTGATATACTAGATACACTAGATGTACTAAAGGAAGTAACATGTTTTCTCTAAAGCATGAGCAGAAAAGATTTATGCTTAAATATTATATTTTTATAAGGAATTCATGCTTAACTGATAACAGGCCCAATGTGCATAACTGCTGGTTCAATTTCTATCTTCCTGTATTGATGTGTTGGCCTCCTTGCCATACTCTAAGATTGAACCAGCAGTTTGTAAACACATTAATCTACTCCTTATTCAACTGACCAGCTTGCTAAACACAAACATTTTTTACTAATTGTCCTAATCTACACATTAAGAAAAAGCCAAGTGTATATATTCTAAGACAAACCGCTTATTCAATTCCTAATAACCCTATTACAAGCACTTCCTAAATGCATCAAGACATTTGTATATATCAAAACACATGCCAAATAAACATTTTTATTTGATTTTTATATTTTCGAGCCTTATACCCAAGTTAACTCTTGAAATAAACTCAACTTATAAACAGCCTAAAGAAATTGATCATTGACCCTGGGGATTGAAAAAACTTAAATTACTGGAGAACATATGTGTCATGACACAATAATGAACGGCACAATAATGTGCCATGGCACGACATAAATACCTGATTATTATCTAACGGTTAAAGTTCGATATTATACTCTTTAATCTTTCTGTAAATGTTACGCCTACTAATACCCAGCAACTTGGCAGCCATAGTTTTATTCCCAGCTGCTTTTTCAAGTGCCTGTTCAATTACCAGTTTTTCATCAACTCCCATTTTTTTTAGAAAAGTTCTTTTTGTCGTAAAAAAATTTTCAAAAACAGGAGGCAGATGTTTAAGGGTAATTGTTTTCTGGTGGCACAGGATAAATGCGTGTTCCAGCGCATGTTCCATCTCTCTTATATTACCAGGCCAGGAATAATCCATAAATACTTTCTGGACGTCTGCAGATATACCCAGAATATTATTGTTTATTTTCTCATTAAATTTTTTTACAAAGTGGTCTATGAGAAAAGGAATATCTTCTTTTCTCTCTCTTAAAGGAGGCACACATATTTCTACTACATTAAGGCGATAGTAAAGATCTTCGCGAAATTCACCTTGTTCTATCTTTTCACGAAGGTCCTGATTTGTACAGGCAACAACCCGGACATCAACCGTAATGGACGTTGACTCTCCTACACGTTCAAAGGTTTTTTCCTGTAAAACCCTCAATAATTTCACTTGTATCCTGGGTGGCATATCTCCGATTTCATCAAGAAGAATTGTTCCACCATCCGCCATCTTGAATCTACCAATCCTATCCTTTACAGCGCCGGTAAATGACCCTTTGATGTGCCCAAAGAGTTCACTTTCGAGCAGATTATCAGACAATGCAGAGCAATTTACTTTAATCATCTGTTTATGGTTACGCCCTCCTTTGTAATGCAATGCTTCTGCTACCAACTCTTTACCTGTACCACTTTCACCAGTAATCAGGACGGTACTTTGAACATCGGCAAGATCTTCAATATAAGAGAAAATTGTCTGCATCTTTTCACTCTTACCAATAATATTATGTAAACGCTGGCGTTCTCTCATTTCTTTCTCAAGACCTGCCAGATGAGTTTCATCTCTAACAACCAAGACCGCGCCGGTAAATGTCCCTTTATTATCAATAAGCGGATATGTATTAACGGTTACAACCTGCTGAGGACACAATTCGTGCCTACATTCCAAATGGTATATTTCAATTGGCTTTTTCCTCTTAACCGTTTCTGCAAGAGCGTCTATACATCTACCCTCACAGTGTGACATGAGAGATTCAAATGATTTACCAACAGAATCACGAGAAATGTGACAAATGTTTTTAGCAGCTTCATTGGTCTCTATAACAATCATGTCTTTATCTACCGTTATAATTGAATCCTTAACGCTCTTGAAAATTGCCTCAAGATTTGAACGGTACTTTTCCTTTTCGTCTGCCAACGCTTTATGCTTCATTGCAGTCTTTGTTATGTGCATTAACGAGTCTAGTTGGACTGGTTTAGAAACATAGTCAAAGGCTCCCAATCGAAGTGCATCTGAAGCGGTATCAAAACCAGGCGCTGCAGTAATCATAACAACCGGACAATTTAGCTTTCTTATTTTAACTTCTTTCAAGATGTCGATACCGGATTTGCCCCTCAGATTAATATCTGCCAGGATTAAATCAAAGTCAGACATATCAATCATTTTCAAGGCATCATCATAATCTCTGGCTGTAGCAACCTCGTATCCTTCGTCTATGAAGAAATCTTCAAATGTAAATCTAATATTTTCTTCATCATCTATTATGAGAATTTTCGCCATTGTTTTTTCCTATTTAAATAGCTGGTTTAAAAGATCAAAACTGGTAGAACCAGCCACTAAGAACACTCTCGTGACTAACTCAAATACATGCCGCTGTATAAACCGAAAAGAGATAATTTTTTAGCTATATCCAGTAAGTTCAGTGAAGAGATTTGTTACAAACCTAAAAATTGATACAATTACCAATAGTTAAAATCTTTCTTTACTTCGCAAAATTTACACCAAAAAAATTTAAAATAAATTAATTTGCCAATATAATTTTTCAAAACGGTTTAAAGATATAATTTATCAATACTTACGTTTATCATATCAATATCGCTACTGTTTATTTTTTGCTAATGATAATTTTTGTAAACCTACTAGATATGTGCCATGGCACAAAAGTGTGCGTCGCTGTATTGTAACATGGCACACTATACAATCAACCTTATTACCAAACTGTAGCGGGAAAATACGCACCTTTATCTAATCGAGAAAATAGTCTTTCCCGTCTGGGTGATCACAAAATAAAAGGAGGGTTATCTACATAACTACAGTGAACTTGTCAAACCCGAAGAACTAGTTTATAACTGAAAGTACCAAAAAAAAGAAGCTGGAAAGTCTGAGATAACTTTAAATTATCTAAT
Coding sequences:
- a CDS encoding GNAT family N-acetyltransferase; protein product: MNIAGPIEIHIGLPEEYIREAAEIFFDSFQQKFFPIMNTRENGISFLQKHLNPKGTMVAISGRQLLGIAGLQYEGCHFFSPSLSGLAHEFGWLRGILKIIRMRLFNSRDREGELYLKAIMVSSSIRSKGVGTHLLTGVSDFAWAHDFSTIRLDVVDTNPDARRFYERNGFIATKVRRCPLPFLFLCRAMGFSSAITMIKKIS
- a CDS encoding lipid-binding SYLF domain-containing protein is translated as MKIKLILSVVCCFFLVVTSSTYAVSKDKLNNRIDRSNYFLEKIMEIPETSVPLTLMKSCHGIIIMRQYKAGFIFGVKGGMGVALKRDVETRKWSAPSFVTSGEASFGFQAGGQLTDTIILIMNKSGIESLLLTKFKLGVGAALAVGPVGRDTEAKIGQNTAYLVYSMAQGLYGGLVFEGGFISQDDNANREFYGRKISVKEIFQNTDDIPDEVKALIRTLEKYSNF
- a CDS encoding argininosuccinate synthase, which produces MGTDRKKVVLAYSGGLDTSVAIKWIQEKYDMDVIALTIDLGTDKPLKPVVEKAIKTGAIKSMVIDAREVFVYYFLFPAIQAGALYERTYPLATALGRPLIAKLLVDTAAAEGACAVAHGCTGKGNDQVRFDVAINTLDPSLQIIAPLREWNMTRDESMVYARDNDIPIDVSTKNPYSIDENIWGRSIECGILEDPWAEPPEDVYKITKNAKDAPDDPTYIEIGFENGLPLALNGQEVDGVSLIDKLNTLAGDNGIGRIDHLENRIVGIKSREIYESPAAIVLYKAHQALEEIVMTKETHRFKEMVSTQYSDMVYNGLWFSTFHQDLAAYILSNQRFVVGTVRLKLFKGNCTVVGRKSPLSLYDHSLATYDAGDTFEHNAATGFIKIFGLATKTQAQIQLKALKKGEVIPSIMPPKVNPTDVMEK
- a CDS encoding sigma-54 dependent transcriptional regulator translates to MAKILIIDDEENIRFTFEDFFIDEGYEVATARDYDDALKMIDMSDFDLILADINLRGKSGIDILKEVKIRKLNCPVVMITAAPGFDTASDALRLGAFDYVSKPVQLDSLMHITKTAMKHKALADEKEKYRSNLEAIFKSVKDSIITVDKDMIVIETNEAAKNICHISRDSVGKSFESLMSHCEGRCIDALAETVKRKKPIEIYHLECRHELCPQQVVTVNTYPLIDNKGTFTGAVLVVRDETHLAGLEKEMRERQRLHNIIGKSEKMQTIFSYIEDLADVQSTVLITGESGTGKELVAEALHYKGGRNHKQMIKVNCSALSDNLLESELFGHIKGSFTGAVKDRIGRFKMADGGTILLDEIGDMPPRIQVKLLRVLQEKTFERVGESTSITVDVRVVACTNQDLREKIEQGEFREDLYYRLNVVEICVPPLRERKEDIPFLIDHFVKKFNEKINNNILGISADVQKVFMDYSWPGNIREMEHALEHAFILCHQKTITLKHLPPVFENFFTTKRTFLKKMGVDEKLVIEQALEKAAGNKTMAAKLLGISRRNIYRKIKEYNIEL